TGCCTGTTTCAATACCCTTGGCCAGAATCTTGGGGTTGGTCACGAATACATCGTCACCGACCAGCTGTACCTTCTTGCCCAACTTGTCAGTCAGCAGCTTCCAACCGTTCCAGTCATGCTCACTCATACCATCTTCGATGGAGATGATCGGGTACTTGTCCGCCAGCGTTGCCAGGTAGTCAGCAAACTGTTCGGAAGTCAGTTTCAGGCCGCCCTCGCCTTCCAGCACATAGTGGCCATCTTTGTAGAACTCGGAGCTGGCGCAATCCAGAGCGAACAATACATCGTCACCCGGAGTATAACCAGCAGCGGTCACCGCTTCACTGATCAATGCCAGCGCTTCTTCGTTCGACTTCAGATTCGGTGCGAAACCACCTTCGTCGCCTACGGTAGTCGGCATACCTTTGGCATCGATGATCTTCTTCAGGTGATGGAACACTTCAGCACCGCAACGCAGCGCATCACGGAAGGTCTTTGCACCCACCGGCATGATCATGAATTCCTGGATATCCAGGCTGTTGTTGGCATGCGCACCACCGTTGATGACGTTCATCATCGGCACCGGCAATGCCATTGGGCCAGCACCACCCAGGTAACGGTACAGCGGCAAGCCAGCTTCTTCTGCAGCAGCCTTGGCAACAGCAACCGACACCGCCAGGATGGCATTCGCACCCAAACGGCTCTTGTTATCGGTACCATCCAGCTCAATCAACGTCTTGTCGATGAAAGCCTGATCAGCAGCATCCAGACCAATGATGGCCTCGCAGATTTCGGTGTTGACGGCTTCAACCGCCTTCAACACA
This DNA window, taken from Chitinivorax sp. B, encodes the following:
- the eno gene encoding phosphopyruvate hydratase, whose translation is MSSIVEVVAREILDSRGNPTVEADVLLESGVMGRAAVPSGASTGEKEAVELRDGDKTRYLGKGVLKAVEAVNTEICEAIIGLDAADQAFIDKTLIELDGTDNKSRLGANAILAVSVAVAKAAAEEAGLPLYRYLGGAGPMALPVPMMNVINGGAHANNSLDIQEFMIMPVGAKTFRDALRCGAEVFHHLKKIIDAKGMPTTVGDEGGFAPNLKSNEEALALISEAVTAAGYTPGDDVLFALDCASSEFYKDGHYVLEGEGGLKLTSEQFADYLATLADKYPIISIEDGMSEHDWNGWKLLTDKLGKKVQLVGDDVFVTNPKILAKGIETGICNSLLVKINQIGTLSETLQAVDLAKRNLYTSVMSHRSGETEDSTIADLAVATNCMQIKTGSLSRSDRMAKYNQLLRIEEELGDAAYYPGRKAFYHLK